One segment of Vicinamibacterales bacterium DNA contains the following:
- a CDS encoding citryl-CoA lyase, with the protein MSKTRAPQPSVKGLEHEKWATSLTKIEPNKILVRGYPLDEIMGRLTFGEAIYLLLMGDLPTPGIGSLMEAMLVSFIDHGITPPSTLAARNTATTGAPLRACVAAGVLGFGRYHGGDIESCMQFLDAGLELVRKGSSYQDAAAAIVARCREEDEPIPGFGHRFHTRDPRAARLFQMALELEIEGGHIQMIRAVEHALSAQPDGHAVPVNIDGAIAAVCGDIGIPPEIANALFIISRVPGIAAQAQEERAREHPMRQIDPKDHVYDGAAERRLPDKRR; encoded by the coding sequence AAGACACGCGCGCCCCAGCCAAGCGTCAAGGGACTCGAACACGAGAAGTGGGCGACCTCCCTCACCAAGATCGAGCCCAACAAGATTCTCGTCCGCGGCTACCCGCTCGACGAGATCATGGGGCGGCTCACCTTCGGCGAAGCGATCTATCTGCTGCTGATGGGGGACCTGCCGACCCCGGGGATCGGCAGCCTGATGGAGGCGATGCTCGTCTCGTTCATCGATCACGGGATCACCCCTCCGTCCACGCTGGCGGCGCGCAATACCGCGACCACCGGCGCGCCGCTGCGTGCGTGCGTGGCGGCCGGCGTCCTGGGATTCGGCCGTTACCACGGCGGCGACATCGAGAGCTGCATGCAGTTTCTCGACGCCGGGCTGGAATTGGTGCGCAAGGGCTCGTCGTACCAGGATGCGGCCGCGGCGATCGTCGCGCGGTGCCGGGAGGAGGACGAGCCGATACCGGGGTTCGGCCACCGCTTCCATACGCGCGACCCGCGGGCGGCCCGGCTCTTCCAGATGGCGCTGGAGCTCGAGATCGAGGGGGGACACATCCAGATGATCCGCGCCGTCGAGCACGCGCTCAGCGCGCAGCCGGACGGCCACGCCGTCCCGGTCAACATCGACGGCGCCATCGCCGCGGTGTGCGGCGACATCGGCATCCCGCCGGAGATCGCCAACGCGTTGTTCATCATCTCGCGCGTCCCCGGAATCGCCGCGCAGGCACAGGAAGAGCGGGCCCGCGAGCATCCGATGCGGCAGATCGACCCGAAGGATCACGTCTACGACGGCGCCGCCGAGCGCCGGCTGCCCGACAAACGGCGCTGA
- a CDS encoding response regulator yields the protein MLRAVLVVEDDPSTLSGYVEYLTEAGFEATGFADPARALAVAIKTPPAAVVTDITMPGMDGFTLAKALHQDTRTRHVPVIGLTANWYAEVKTRAAAAAMRTVLLKPCSPAHLVAELERALLPVGVRDR from the coding sequence ATGCTCAGAGCCGTACTCGTCGTGGAAGACGATCCGTCGACGCTTTCAGGCTATGTGGAGTACCTGACCGAGGCAGGGTTCGAGGCGACCGGATTCGCCGATCCGGCGCGGGCGCTGGCCGTCGCCATCAAGACGCCGCCGGCCGCCGTCGTCACCGACATCACGATGCCGGGGATGGACGGCTTCACGCTCGCGAAGGCGCTGCACCAGGACACCCGCACGCGGCACGTGCCGGTGATCGGGCTGACCGCCAACTGGTACGCGGAAGTGAAGACCCGGGCCGCCGCAGCCGCCATGCGCACCGTGCTGTTGAAACCCTGCAGCCCGGCCCACCTGGTCGCCGAACTCGAGCGCGCCCTGCTCCCCGTCGGCGTCCGCGACCGGTAG